The following is a genomic window from Moorella sp. Hama-1.
GGTAAAGCCAACGGCGACAATACAGACAGCTTCCAGGAAACCCCAGACGCCACCGGAAATAATTACCGTAAAAGGCAGGCCGGCGCCCAGGAGGACGATACCGGTTTTAATAAAGAATTCCGTCCGTTTGGCGCCTTCCTGGAACCACTCGGGTAGAGTCGTAAAGTTACCTATGATCAGGCCGATGACCAGGGACCAGAAGGGGTATTCCAGACCATAGTGCTTGATGGTGTGCTGGCTACCGATAATCAGGATAATAAGGGAAGCGATGAATAAAACCGTAAAGGAAGCGATATAATTACCTACCTTGCCACCCATAACGGAGACAGCAATGGTAGTTAGAACTAGCAGAACAAGGTACATGGCGATATAGGAACCGATATTGGCGGCGAAGTGGGCCCCCAGGCTCTTGGTCGGCCACTCCACCGGCATGGCGGCCTTCAGAAAGTCCAGGGATGAACCTGCTTTGAAGGCGAAGTAGGTCAATAACACTAAAAAGAGGCCTAGATAAACTGACCACCAGTCTTCACTGGCTAAAAAAGGACTGCGTTTGTTACCGTTTGGCACTTTGTCTCCCCCCAGAGTATGTTTTTTCGAGCGGTCATTGGGTTTGAGTTATTTTATCTTTCTTTCCGCTCCTATCCCCCTCCTTTCTTGTTTACTCCCACATCACCTCCTCCGAATTGGTTTTAGCAAGCAGTCACTTTCACAAAGAGAACTACGTTATTTGTAATACATCGTTAGGTATTATAAATCTTTTCCATATTTTATTTCGCTATCGCTCGTAAAATTCCTGCTTCGACAAAATATTTTTTGTTATAATTAAAGCCCGGCTTCCGCTCCTGCGGCCCGGGCTTTATAGTTTAGGGTTCTAAATTGTGTGGGTCACCAGCAATAGGACTACCAGCAGGACTACCCCAAGGCCCAAACTGTAGCTAATCAACTTCTTTTCAGCTGGCATCAGGTCGAACCATTCTTCCTCCTGGGGCAATCGTTCCTTTTCGGGTACACTCATTGTTAACTACCTCCCTTTTAGCTCACGATGGGCGGGGTGATACCGTGGAAGAAGAGCCAGGATATAATCAGGCCAATCCAGATGATAAACCCGAACAGGCAGACGACATAGACGGCGGCCAGTTTACCCATGCCCTCTTCCCAAAGCTTTTTAAAGTTGGACATCAAGCCAATGGTAAAGAAGGTCAGGGCAAAGAAGATACCCCGGAAGTTACCTGCCTGGCTGATACCGGCATTCAGGAGCTTCAGGGCCGGCGTACCCTTCAGGGCGACACCAATGAGGATGACCAGAATGAACAGGCCGGCGTAACCCAGGACGAATTTGGGGAAGCGCAGCCAGATCTCTCCGGCGTTGGCTTTCTCCCCGGAGCGCCGGTCAATCTTCAGGGACCAGATAATGGCCAGGATGAAGGCCCAGATAGCGATGAAAATATCGATAAAGACCTTAACGGTAGTAGTAGCCATGAGCATCCAGCCTTCCTGCCACTTGACCCCCAGGGCACTCAGGGCCTTGCTGCGAATCAGGGCGTCCACCATGGCGCCGCTGGCTGCCGCCGCGCCGTCGGTCTTTACGGCCAGGCCCATCCAGGCCCCGGCCACCATGGGCTCTTTGTAGAGCCAGGCTTGGGCCACAAAGGGCAGGATAATCAGCTCGACGACGGCAAAGATAACCACCAGGGATGAGACAATAACGGGGATGACCGGACGGGCCTTGATGGCGCCGCCGGTGGCGATAGCCGCCGACACCCCACAAATAGAGATACCTGAGGCCAGGGGCGCCGCCCACTCAGGGGTGAACTTGAAGTACTTCCGGGCGATAAAGTAGACCAGGGGCCAGTAAATAAGATAGGCTTCGATGATGGCGCAGAGGCCCCGAAAGACCACCTGGGCCGTCAGCCCGGTGGACTGAAGGGCATTGAGGCCGATCTGGCCGCCCAGGATAACAATGGCCGTCTTAACAAACCACTCGGGCTTGGTAGCATCCTGCAGGTACCTGGTCAAACCGGGGAAGAAGTTACCAATAATCAGGCCAACAATTAAGGCGATAACGAAGCCCGACTCGCCCGTCATCCTTAACGACCAGGGAAGTTTGAATTTAGCCATCTGGTCCGGGGTGGCGGCGATGTAGGCGTAGTTGCCGATCATCCAGCAGACATAGGTAATGAAGAAGATAATAGTGAAGCCGGTAGCAAAACGGCGGACATTGCCGCCCATGCTGGCGACGCCGAAACTGAGAATCACCGTAAGGAAGATATAGGTAAGAATAAGAGAAACAACACCAGGCAGGCCCTTATAAACATCAGATACCGGCGCCAGGGCCTTGGAGAGATCCAGCCACATATTGGTTTTAACGGCCCAACCGATGATATCCAGGTTGCCGAGCTTCAAAATGCCGAGGAAAAAGATAAAGAGACCAATCCATACAGCCCACCAGTCTTCGCTCTTGAAAAGGGGCGAACGCCCGTTCTTTGCTTCTGGAGCCAATTTTTACTCCCCCCTGTTTAACTTTAGGATATAAACCCGGCTGGCGCAGCTTTTGTTATTTGGCATCCCTCCTCCGGCATATATTAAGACCATTTAAGTTGCTCACCACCTCCTCGTCCAACTCTTGACGCCATACTGATAATGATGATATAAGCATTTATTAAGGTTAACCCCCCATACACAATATGGCGAAATAGATATTTTGCAATCATCTTGTGGTTACTTTCCCATTACTATTATTAATTTTATTTCGCCGTCAATAAGAATTTTCCTGCCTGGACCTAAAATTTTTTTCCATAAAAGGAAAAGCAGCCATTCCAGGAAGGCTGCCGATAAATACCGAAACATGTTGGTTTGTTAATCTTCTTCCCCCGCTGAACTGCCATCGTTACTGATGTAATAAGCCAGGCGCTGGAGATCCAGGTTATAATCGGCGTTATAAACCATCACCCCTGGCGGTACGCTCAGGGTTATGGGGGCATAACTCAAAATCCCCTTGATGCCGCACTTGACCATCTCCAGGGCCACCCGCTGGGCTTCTTCCGCCGGCACGGCCAGCAAGGCCAGCTTGACGTCGTGTTCTTTGATAAACTCCGGCATGGCTTCCATGGGACTGACCTCCTGCCCCCCCACCAGGCGGCCGACTTTATCGGGATCCCGGTCGAAAATACCGGCTATATGGAAATGCTGGCCGTACTTGCGGTTGTGTTCGGCCAGGGCGGAACCCAGCTTACCGACCCCTACCAGGATCAGGGGCCACTCTTTATCCAATCCTAGAATGCGGCCGATGGCTTCTTTCAAGTAACTGACGTTATAGCCGACTCCCCTTTTGCCGAGTTCGCCGAACCAGGCCAGGTCCTTGCGGATTACCGAGGGATCAACACCTACTCGCACCCCCAGGACCTGGGAGTTGATCTCTTCGATGCCGTGGTCTTCAATTAAATTCAGGCAGCGATAATAAAGGGGCAGGCGCTCAATGGTCGAGCGGGGTATTTTAATCCGGAAAGGCATTGTGGTCCACCTCACTTATACCAGTATGAGTTTAATTATAGCAAAAATCCGGTAAAAAAGTCTATGCTAAAGATGAGCCCCGCCGAACCTCTAGCTGCCCTTCCCCGTCTCGTAGCGGGCGGTAGCCTGGTTATGCTCGGCCAGGGTACTACTGAAGTAGTGGGAGCCGTCCGGCTTGGCGACGAAATAGAGGTAATCCGTCTGCGCCGGTTTTAATACCGCCAGCAAAGAGGCCCGGCCGGGTTCCGCAATGGGTGCCGGCGGCAGGCCCTCCACCCTGTAGGTATTATAAGGGGAATCAATCTGCAGGTCCTGATAGGAAAGGACAGCTTTGGGGGCCGGCAGGAGGTATTCTACCGTCGCGCAGGATTCCAGCCGCATCCCCCGCCGCAGGCGGTTAATAAAAACCCCGGCAATGAGGGGCCGCTCGCTGTCGACCTTCGCCTCCCGCTCAACGATGGATGCCAGGGTGACAATCTGGCGGGTATTAAATTCCAGGCTTGGATCCTTTTGCGGGGCGAGCTCCTGGTAGACCTGGTTAAATCGGTTTAGCATCATCAGTACGATCTCCCGGGCCGGGGTCCCTGGAGCCACCCGGTAGGTATCGGGAAAGAGAAAACCCTGCACATGCTCCGGTCCCGGGGGAAGGCCCTGTAAAAAATCGAAGGGATAATCCATTGCTGCCGCCTTTAAAAAATCCTCTTCCCGGACCAGTCCCTTTTGCTGCAAGAGGGCCGCGATCTGGCGAACTGTATACCCCTCGGGGATAGTAAACTCAACATCCCGGACTTTGCCACTGGCCAGCAGGCTGGTAATGGCCGGCAGGGGCCAACCGGGAGAGATTAAATAACTACCAGACTTTAACTGTTTGTCCACTCCCTGGGCAAGGGCAACCACCCGGAAGGCCAGGGGGCTGCGGATCAGGCCCTTCTCCGCCAGGGAGGTAGCGATGGCGGCCGAACTCGTACCCGGTGGGATGGTTACCTCTACGGCCGGCGCGCCCGGGCGACGGGGGGCCAGGAGGGTCGTAAAGTACCAGCCCACCCCGACCAGCAGGGCAACCAGGATCAGCAACACAGTAGCCCGGCGGCGCCATGGCCGGGCTACTGCTATGGCATAATTGGTGCTTGTTTCAAGTTCTTCCCCCATCAGCTTATCCCCCGCCTTATTTATTTTATTATACCAGCTTCAGGGGGATAACAGCAATAGTTTACAGGTAACCGGGGTCCTGTGGTGATATATCCCTCGCCTCCGCCAAGTTTGCAAGCCACCAAAGGCCAGAGCAGCCCCAAAGACGCTAAAATAGCTTAACTTACAGGTGCCGGGCCGGCAGGTCGGCTCCCCCCGCGCCGGACGATCCGGGGTTGGGGTGGGTAGAGATCCCGGGAGACGATCTCCGGTTCCCCGGCCTGATCGCCCTGGTAGATAACCCGTACCACCCGGGTGCGCCAGCCTGGTTTGCCAGCCTGTTCTACTTCCACCCTCTCCGGGGGCCAGGAAGGTACCCACTCGATTTCCTCCGGCGGCGGCAGTGTTTCCGTTACCTGGCTGGTTACCTCGGCGCGGGGGGCTTCGTCGGCGGCATAAAAGGCCATGGTCAGTTTACCGGTTTCCACAGTGGTTTTTAACCAATACCAGAAGGAAGTATCATTGCGCAGTTTCAGATCGATAAGACCGTAGGCCACGGTGGCATCCCGGCCAGGGGGAACATAGCTGATAGCCAGGCCGTGGGGTTGGCGTTCCACGATGGTCAACCCGGCCAGGAGGGCGGCATTGTAAAGGGTTGAAGATACCTGGCAGACACCGCCCCCGGTACCGGGAACAAAATTGCTCTCCTCGATAACCAGGGCGTCCCGGTAACCTCGTTCTGCCGTCCGCGGCCCGACTACCCGGTTAAAAGAGAATGTCGCCCCTGGGGGCAACCAGAGGCCATCCAGGGCACCTGCGGCCAAGCGGATGTTATGACTGCGGGCTCCTTCGGCCGGATTGAACAGGGTAGTAAAGGCAGCTACCTGGCGAGTAATCCGGCGGGCGGCCAGGGCCGCCGTAGTCAGGCCGGGCTCAAGGTGGTTTAAGGGAACATCAAGGGTTTGTCCCGGGGCAGCATTTTCCAGCAGGGTCTGAAAAGCCCCGATATCTAGTTGCCACCCGGTTTCTGCCGGTACCAGGTGGGGTCGCCCACCGGTGTCGATCTCCAGCCGGGCGTCCCGGGGTTCCTGGCGCCAGGTACTACCCAGGCGCTGCAGCTCCGCCTGTAGGCGCTCCTGGTCCAGCCGGGTCACTGGTACCACCCGACGGTTCCGGGGCGCCAGCAGGGCCAGGCGGTCAGTTAGCCTCCCTTGGCGGCCCAGGGTATAAGCCATATCCAAGGTGGCGGCAGGATCAACTTTCAGGCCCAGGGCGCCCGGGGTGGTGCTCAGGAGCTGCCCGCCCAGGCGCAGGGTGATCGGCCGGTTTTCTAGGTCCCTCGCCAGGTCGGTTACTACTCTTCGGGCCCTTTCCAGCTCCATCCCGCCCACCGGGCGGCCGCCGATGTTTATCCCTGGTAAAATACGGCTTTTAAAACAAAAACTTGCCAGGGTCAGACCAGCCAGCCCCAGCAAGAAGAACAGCAGAACCCCTAGCTTCCACCTGGCCATGGGCTCACTTCCCGCCAAAACTCTCTAAATTATAATATGCCCTGGCGAGGTTGGAGATACAAAATAAATATAGGTAAAGCCCGCCAGTTCCCCGGCGGGCTTTTGCTTACTCTTCCTCATCGGTTTCGGCAACGGCGTCTTCCCAGGCCTGGGTGACCCGCTGCCACTCGTCCTCATCCTCGATCTCATAAAGGATCTCGTTCCCGTCTTCGTCCAGGCCAATCTTCAAAACAATGGCCTCGCCTTCGTTGTCGGCGCCTTCCGCCGGCAAGAGGATGGCATACTCGTCATTCTCGATATTCAGGATGTCGACGACGATAAACTCGTGTTCCTGGCCTTCATCATCCGTTAGGATAATGGTGTTCTCCTCATCGGCCATGACCTCACCCCTTTTTCCAGGATGGG
Proteins encoded in this region:
- a CDS encoding YeiH family protein, which produces MAPEAKNGRSPLFKSEDWWAVWIGLFIFFLGILKLGNLDIIGWAVKTNMWLDLSKALAPVSDVYKGLPGVVSLILTYIFLTVILSFGVASMGGNVRRFATGFTIIFFITYVCWMIGNYAYIAATPDQMAKFKLPWSLRMTGESGFVIALIVGLIIGNFFPGLTRYLQDATKPEWFVKTAIVILGGQIGLNALQSTGLTAQVVFRGLCAIIEAYLIYWPLVYFIARKYFKFTPEWAAPLASGISICGVSAAIATGGAIKARPVIPVIVSSLVVIFAVVELIILPFVAQAWLYKEPMVAGAWMGLAVKTDGAAAASGAMVDALIRSKALSALGVKWQEGWMLMATTTVKVFIDIFIAIWAFILAIIWSLKIDRRSGEKANAGEIWLRFPKFVLGYAGLFILVILIGVALKGTPALKLLNAGISQAGNFRGIFFALTFFTIGLMSNFKKLWEEGMGKLAAVYVVCLFGFIIWIGLIISWLFFHGITPPIVS
- a CDS encoding redox-sensing transcriptional repressor Rex, which translates into the protein MPFRIKIPRSTIERLPLYYRCLNLIEDHGIEEINSQVLGVRVGVDPSVIRKDLAWFGELGKRGVGYNVSYLKEAIGRILGLDKEWPLILVGVGKLGSALAEHNRKYGQHFHIAGIFDRDPDKVGRLVGGQEVSPMEAMPEFIKEHDVKLALLAVPAEEAQRVALEMVKCGIKGILSYAPITLSVPPGVMVYNADYNLDLQRLAYYISNDGSSAGEED
- the mltG gene encoding endolytic transglycosylase MltG; its protein translation is MGEELETSTNYAIAVARPWRRRATVLLILVALLVGVGWYFTTLLAPRRPGAPAVEVTIPPGTSSAAIATSLAEKGLIRSPLAFRVVALAQGVDKQLKSGSYLISPGWPLPAITSLLASGKVRDVEFTIPEGYTVRQIAALLQQKGLVREEDFLKAAAMDYPFDFLQGLPPGPEHVQGFLFPDTYRVAPGTPAREIVLMMLNRFNQVYQELAPQKDPSLEFNTRQIVTLASIVEREAKVDSERPLIAGVFINRLRRGMRLESCATVEYLLPAPKAVLSYQDLQIDSPYNTYRVEGLPPAPIAEPGRASLLAVLKPAQTDYLYFVAKPDGSHYFSSTLAEHNQATARYETGKGS
- a CDS encoding VanW family protein: MARWKLGVLLFFLLGLAGLTLASFCFKSRILPGINIGGRPVGGMELERARRVVTDLARDLENRPITLRLGGQLLSTTPGALGLKVDPAATLDMAYTLGRQGRLTDRLALLAPRNRRVVPVTRLDQERLQAELQRLGSTWRQEPRDARLEIDTGGRPHLVPAETGWQLDIGAFQTLLENAAPGQTLDVPLNHLEPGLTTAALAARRITRQVAAFTTLFNPAEGARSHNIRLAAGALDGLWLPPGATFSFNRVVGPRTAERGYRDALVIEESNFVPGTGGGVCQVSSTLYNAALLAGLTIVERQPHGLAISYVPPGRDATVAYGLIDLKLRNDTSFWYWLKTTVETGKLTMAFYAADEAPRAEVTSQVTETLPPPEEIEWVPSWPPERVEVEQAGKPGWRTRVVRVIYQGDQAGEPEIVSRDLYPPQPRIVRRGGSRPAGPAPVS
- a CDS encoding DUF1292 domain-containing protein, which codes for MADEENTIILTDDEGQEHEFIVVDILNIENDEYAILLPAEGADNEGEAIVLKIGLDEDGNEILYEIEDEDEWQRVTQAWEDAVAETDEEE